From the genome of Anopheles funestus chromosome 2RL, idAnoFuneDA-416_04, whole genome shotgun sequence:
CGAAGGGAGAATACGAATCGTCTAGCCGTACCGGCTAGTTTCTTACGGCACATAATCAGCTGCTGTTCGTCGTCCCATCGCGCTGCTTTGCATACACTCTTTAGCTGCTTCAGCCACATCCTCACATCTTCTCCTTCCTCGGCGCCGAAGGATTCGATGCTATCTTCCATGTCTCTAAAAGAATACACTTTCAGTCGTTTCGGTGCGTGTCGTCGTGGATTTTTGGGTGTTGATGTAGCTTTAATTGCTGTCTGAAATATTGAATCGGAATCTCCTTCATCAATATTATCGTCCTCGTCGTCATCTTCGTCATCAGTGCTTGGGCCATCGTCTTCGTCATGTTCCTCGTTGCCAGAGTGTTGTGAGTCGTCTTTCTCACAGTTACCGTCGTCTTCCGAACAACGATCATCATCCTTTTCGCCTTCTAAAGCATCACCGTTTTCACTATTGGAGCTCATCTTACTCCGAGGTTTGATGATCTTTTCGGCAATTTCCATCTTTCCACCAGTGGTTGGCAAACCAAGCTTTTCGCACTCGCGTATCAAACCGATCTTCGTAAAATTCTCACACAGCTCTTCAACCGTCGTCATATTATCGTCTTTAGTTATCACACGTTTCAAATTAACACCAACTtatccttttgttttaaactcaCTCACTATCCCGGTTGAGCCCCCATGTAGGGAAATAGatgaatttattaaacaaattataaagtAAAGGTATTAACAATGGTCGAAGGTCGTTCCGTTATGACTGTCGATACGCGAATGTCCAATCCTGTAGCGCGCCTCCTAGTATATTCTTtccgcgctctctctctctctctctctatctctctctccctctttcacACTGCTCCCTATCCTCTTAGACAGTCCGCTCAGTTTTTTCattcgctctctttctttcccttaTCTCTTCCCACATATATAATGGCCAGACCTTCTCGATCAATTTGGCTGTATCGACGTTCCGTTTCTGTGAGGGCTCTGGAAGCGTGTTGAATAACCCTCTGTGCGCCACCGGCATAAACGTGACTGATAGTCGCTCCAAGGCCGACTGAAGATGCATCCACCGAAACTACGATCTTCTGTCGCGGGTCGTAGTGAGCCAGTTGTAAGTCCGATGCTAATAGAGATTTGAACTCTTTGAAAACACGCTTGCATTCCGGCGTCCACTTAAACGGCGTATTGTTTTTCAGAAGCTGGTCTAGTGGGTATCTCAATTTGCGCATGTTCGGGATAAAACGACCGTAGAAATTAATAGCCCCTAGAAACGACCTTACACCTGTAACGTCCGTTGGTTCTGGCAGATTTCGAATGAGAGCCACTTTTGCTGGATCAGGGCGTAGTCCACGGCAATCTATCACATGCCCCAAATATATGATCTGAGGCATCCTGAATGCGCACTTGTCAGCACGAATAGAGGATCCATAGTCTTGGATACGAGGAAGTACATTTGCTAACACATTATCATGTTCTTCCATAGATGCACCACCCACGATAATGTCGTCGAGATAACCTGATACATTCTTGAGACCGGCTAACATTTTATCGATCACCATTTGAAAAGCTGCTGGTGCGATCTTAATACCTGGTGGAAGGCGGTTGTAATGGTATAGACCGCGATGGGTATTAATGATCAGTAATGGACGATACTGCGGATCGATTTCTATTTGTAGAAAGGCTTCTGAAAGATC
Proteins encoded in this window:
- the LOC125774905 gene encoding uncharacterized protein LOC125774905, coding for MTTVEELCENFTKIGLIRECEKLGLPTTGGKMEIAEKIIKPRSKMSSNSENGDALEGEKDDDRCSEDDGNCEKDDSQHSGNEEHDEDDGPSTDDEDDDEDDNIDEGDSDSIFQTAIKATSTPKNPRRHAPKRLKVYSFRDMEDSIESFGAEEGEDVRMWLKQLKSVCKAARWDDEQQLIMCRKKLAGTARRFVFSLRTSFSSFAKLEKALIKEFAPRIRASDVHRALTNRKKKTTESLRDYIYEMQRLAIPIDLDEPSLCEYIVSGITDDEHHQSILLEAQSIERLKKKLLNFEKVTKTVKSKTKREEFTKKEDKLRPNEKANNKQIKKQNCFNCGETSHISSECPQKNEGPKCFSCNMFGHRARDCKRGSTGSKSAEKTNL